Proteins co-encoded in one Brassica rapa cultivar Chiifu-401-42 chromosome A02, CAAS_Brap_v3.01, whole genome shotgun sequence genomic window:
- the LOC103852682 gene encoding NAD(P)H-quinone oxidoreductase subunit L, chloroplastic, with amino-acid sequence MSRCCSLGLCAPNALSLSSSPRSVKAPLCITSHTKPISNTDSLLHNIAKMRAKAGDFFGAKKTIFAAQLGTVLATIDHPALAITGVNHEQELSSVVLDIGIISVWYFLVMPPIIMNWLRVRWYRRKFFEMYLQFMCVFMFFPGLLLWAPFLNFRKFPRDPSMKYPWDKPKDPSTIKNGYLKYPFAQPEDYDY; translated from the exons atgagcCGTTGCTGCTCTCTTGGGCTCTGTGCCCCGAATGCGTTGTCTCTTTCTTCAAGCCCTCGCAGTGTCAAAGCTCCTCTCTGTATTACATCTCACACCAAACCCATCTCTAACACCGATTCTCTTCTTCAT AATATTGCCAAGATGAGAGCAAAGGCTGGTGACTTCTTTGGAGCAAAGAAGACAATCTTTGCAGCTCAACTCGGGACAGTTCTCGCCACG ATTGATCACCCGGCCTTGGCAATAACTGGAGTCAACCACGAGCAGGAACTGAGCAGCGTCGTGCTCGATATCGGTATCATATCGGTCTGGTACTTCCTAGTAATGCCA CCAATTATCATGAACTGGCTGAGAGTAAGATGGTACAGAAGGAAGTTCTTCGAGATGTATCTACAGTTCATGTGCGTCTTCATGTTCTTCCCCGG GCTACTTCTATGGGCACCATTTCTCAACTTCAGAAAGTTCCCAAGAGATCCGTCTATGAAGTATCCTTGGGACAAACCAAAAGACCCTTCCACTATCAAGAACGGTTACCTTAAGTACCCATTTGCTCAGCCAGAAGATTATGACTACTAA
- the LOC103852680 gene encoding transmembrane protein 214 has protein sequence MDPIESIDYDGFETYNGNTTHVDHGWKKVVYPKRHRKQKPADQTATNGQNANGDNVFRSLEEQAEDRRKRILAAKMAAVDVEDEPNGSRSYGYDEIAAMNEKKKAEETKKPKPKKEKKPKVSLPEAAAKIDPSNLEAFLIEASEAYATQPEIQLMRFADYFGRALSGVSSVQFPWVKMLKESPLSKLIDVPLSHIPEPVYKTSVDWINQRPVEALGGFVLWAFDCILTDLAAHQGGAKGGKKGAQQTPSKSQVAIFVALAMVLRRKPDALTNVLPTLRENAKYQGQDKLPVTVWMMAQASQGDLSVGLLSWAHNLLPVVGNKNCNPQSRDIILQLVEKMLSNPKARTILVNGAVRKGERLIPPPMFEILVRITFPASSARVKATERFEAVYPLLKEVALAGAPGSKAMKQVTQQIFTFSLRLAGEGNPVLAKEATAIAIWAVSENVDCCKHWDNLYKENLEASVAVLKRLVDEWKDHSVKLSSSPSDTATLNRTMKSFRLKNEEAITEGRANVSLYKEADKSCKVISGRLSRGSGCLKGTAITVVVLAAAAAVLSSNPEVTTELKNLLDSLELQQYYNPIITALKN, from the exons ATGGATCCGATCGAATCTATCGACTACGACGGCTTCGAGACCTACAACGGCAACACCACCCACGTCGACCACGGCTGGAAGAAAGTCGTCTACCCAAAACGCCACCGCAAACAGAAACCGGCGGATCAGACGGCGACTAACGGCCAAAATGCTAACGGCGATAACGTCTTCCGTTCGCTCGAGGAGCAAGCCGAGGATCGAAGGAAGCGGATCCTCGCGGCGAAGATGGCTGCTGTTGACGTGGAGGATGAACCCAACGGCTCGAGATCTTACGGTTACGATGAGATCGCGGCGatgaatgagaagaagaaggcgGAGGAGACTAAGAAGCCGAAACctaagaaggagaagaagcctAAAGTGTCGTTGCCTGAAGCTGCTGCCAAGATCGATCCTTCGAATCTCGAAGCTTTCCTCATCGAAGCTTCG GAAGCGTATGCTACTCAGCCGGAGATTCAGCTGATGAGGTTTGCTGATTACTTTGGGAGAGCACTTTCAGGAGTGTCGTCTGTGCAGTTTCCATGGGTGAAGATGTTGAAAGAGTCTCCTTTGTCAAAACTCATCGAT GTTCCGTTGTCTCATATTCCTGAGCCTGTCTACAAAACATCAGTGGATTGGATCAACCAACGTCCAGTTGAGGCTCTTGGAGGGTTTGTGTTGTGGGCGTTTGATTGTATTCTCACAGACTTGGCAGCTCATCAAGGAGGTGCTAAAGGTGGGAAGAAAGGTGCACAACAGACTCCTTCCAAATCTCAG GTGGCAATATTTGTCGCATTAGCAATGGTGTTGCGTAGGAAGCCTGATGCTTTGACTAATGTATTGCCAACTCTGAGGGAGAATGCTAAGTATCAAGGACAGGATAAGCTTCCTGTTACAGTTTGGATGATGGCTCag GCCTCTCAAGGTGATCTATCCGTAGGGTTGTTGTCATGGGCACACAACTTGTTACCTGTAGTCGGTAATAAGAACTGCAACCCTCAGTCAAGAGATATCATCCTGCAGTTGGTAGAGAA AATGTTGTCGAATCCAAAGGCTAGGACCATACTTGTAAACGGAGCTGTTAGGAAGGGAGAGCGATTGATTCCACCTCCCATGTTTGAGATCTTGGTCCGGATTACATTCCCTGCTTCATCCGCAAGAGTGAAG GCTACAGAGAGGTTCGAGGCAGTATATCCCTTGCTGAAGGAAGTTGCTCTTGCCGGTGCACCAGGGAGCAAGGCCATGAAACAAGTCACACAACAGATATTCACTTTCTCTCTGAGATTAGCTGGAGAAG GAAACCCTGTTCTAGCCAAGGAAGCTACAGCAATCGCTATATGGGCCGTGTCTGAAAACGTTGATTGCTGCAAGCACTGGGACAATCTCTACAAGGAGAATCTTGAAGCCAGTGTTGCTGTTCTCAAAAGGCTTGTTGATGAATGGAAGGACCATTCTGTCAAGCTATCATCATCACCGAGTGATACCGCCACTCTCAACCGAACTATGAAGAGCTTCAGGCTAAAG AACGAGGAAGCCATCACTGAAGGAAGAGCCAATGTTTCTCTCTACAAAGAAGCTGACAAGTCATGCAAAGTGATATCAGGGAGACTCTCCCGTGGAAGTGGCTGCCTCAAAGGAACAGCCATTACTGTTGTGGTTCTAGCTGCTGCAGCAGCTGTTCTATCATCCAACCCTGAGGTTACAACCGAGCTGAAGAACCTCTTGGACTCATTGGAGCTGCAGCAATACTATAATCCAATCATCACAGCTTTAAAGAACTGA